CCTAGTGCACCCGATTATGCACCATTTCGGGAACTCAGCAAGCCTCCTCCTTAAGGAACAGGGGCGCGGATGACTCTCAACCCTGCTGGCGCTGAGATGGCCCGGCGGCCGTCATTCTCCATCCTTAGCTAGGACGCTGAGGTGTCCAATGCGACGTCGCGATTCCGCTTGGTCCAGAACTCAATGCGACCCACTACTGCCAGGATTATCCACGTGATGGCCACGCTGACTGCCGCGGAACCCCAGTATCCCAATCCCACGGTTACACCCACGGCGGCCGTCATCCAGATCCCGGCAGAGGTGGTGAGGCCGGTGATTTGTCGCTCCTCCGCCAGTTTGAGAATCGCTCCCGCCCCGATGAACCCGATTCCAGTGGCGAGGCCCTGTATTACCCTCGATAGCCCTTCGAGAGACATGTTGGCTTCCGAGCAGGAAACGACGAATAGAGCCGCTCCCCCCGACACTAACATATGGGTCCTCAAGCCGGCCGCCTTGCCGACCGCCTCTCGTTGGTAACCGATTATGGCGCCCAGCAATGCAGCGATCGTCAAACGGATGAAGACTCGGACGCAACGATCCGCGTCGGGCCAGCCCG
The DNA window shown above is from Verrucomicrobiales bacterium and carries:
- a CDS encoding MgtC/SapB family protein, encoding MELLITELKAGWPDADRCVRVFIRLTIAALLGAIIGYQREAVGKAAGLRTHMLVSGGAALFVVSCSEANMSLEGLSRVIQGLATGIGFIGAGAILKLAEERQITGLTTSAGIWMTAAVGVTVGLGYWGSAAVSVAITWIILAVVGRIEFWTKRNRDVALDTSAS